The stretch of DNA GACGACGCTCGACGCCGACGTGGCCGACTTCAACACGGTGCAGGAACGCCTGGTCGCGACCGGCGAAGAGCTGAACGTGCAGATCGTCATTCAGCGCGAGGACGTGTTCAACTACATGTACAAGATCTAGGGAAACACTGATCAATTCCGCCAGCCCTGCACAGGCGAGCCGGCCCTCATCGGCGGTTTTCTTGGGAATCGGTCGGCTCCTTCCGCCGGCCCCGAACCTGCGGGGCGGCGCCTGGCGGCAGAGTTCCCAGGGCCTTGACGGGCTCGTGGCGTTTTCCAGCCTGTTGCCGAAACGGCGCATTGGGGCGAGCTTTATATGCTACTATTTCGGCAGCATTTAGCGAAGAGAAAGGCTGCTTCCATGGCAACTGATACTGTGCTTGAGCCGGTCGCTTCCGTCGTCGATGGCGTGGCGGTGACGGTGAATTATAGGACTGAAAACGGCATCCCTGTGTCTGATCAGGAGATTCGTGCTTATATCGACCGTGGCAACTGCCATCATCCAGGCTGCACCGTGCGCGGGCTCGACCTGACGGTCGACGGCGACGACATCGACATTCGCTACGACCTGTCGCCGATGCCGTTCGAGCGCATCCGCCGCATCACGGGATACCTGGTAGGCACGATGGACCGCTGGAACGACGCGAAAACCGCCGAAGAAGCCGACCGCGTGAAGCACTCTGTGCCGGCCAACTGCGGCTGTTTCGAAGGGAAGTAGGCGCCCGCGCCCCGCTTGCCAGCACGCGCGAGCGGCAGGCCGCACACAAGCGATTGCAACAAGAAAGCCCGGGTGACCGGGCTTTCTGTGGTGTTGGGGACGAGCAAAGGCCTGATGGCGGCAGGCATCGTCCTTGGCTTCGGGGCCTTTCGGCACTCCGGCTTTCGGCAGCGACTCGCCGCCGCTCTTGCGCCTTAGGCTTTCGGCGCGGGCTTTGTGGTCTTGCGGGCCGGCTCGGAGAACGCGGCGGCGCAATGGGGGCAGCGCGTGGCGCCGTCCTTCACTTCTTCCAGGCAGAACGGGCACGTCGGCGGCGTTTCGACCACCTCTTCGCCGGCCTTGTTCCGCTTCAGCAGGCCGCTGCCGGCATTCTGCACCTTGTTGATGCCTTTGACCAGCAAAAACACCACGAACGCAATGATCAGGAAGTTGATGCAGGCGCTGATGAACGCACCGAAGTCGATGGCCGTTCCAGGGACGACGAGGCCGTCGATCGATCCGCCGCCGAAGATGAACGTGATGAGCGGATTGATGATGTTGTCAGTCAGCGATGTGACGATGCCGGTGAACGCGCCGCCGACGATGACGGCGACAGCCAGATCCATGACATTGCCGCGGTTGATAAATTCTTTGAATTCGTTCAAAAAGTTCTTCATGGTCGTCTTCCTCGTTTCGATGAGCTTTGCCGTCATCAGTATAAGAAAGGCCGTGCTAGAATGCCAGATGCGACATACGTACGCCACGATGCTCGCGTGGCGACACGGTTGAAGGCAAGCGAAAGGCCAGCTCGTGACCAGGATTTATTCTCGCACGGTGCCGCTTGGTGCCGATATTGTCGACGCGTTCTGTACGCTGCAGAAGGGATTTACCGACCAGTTCGTGTATTACCGGAAGGATCGTCCGGTGCGCTTCATGGGGTTGGGGCGCTGCATCGCGCTGCCGACGCTTGAGGGCGTCAGCGTCGATCTGGACGGCGAGGCGGCGCACCAGCCGGTCTTTTTTTCGTTCAACCGGTTTGACGAAAGCAATCCCAAGCCGACCGACGAGCTGTTCGCGGCGTTTCCGCGGCTGCGGCTCATGCTGCCGGAAGTGGTGTTGATCGAAGACGAGCAAGGCGCGTTTCTGCAGGTCAACTCGCTGGGTCCGGTGTATGAGGGGCGCGTGGCGCGGTTTGCGCGGCAGGCTGCGGCCGCGCCGGCGCGGGCGGCGCGGAAGGTGGGCTATGCGCTGTGCCCCGATTCGCGCGAGCAGTGGTTTTCGATGATGGACGAGGCGCTTGCGGCGATAGCGGCAGGCCGCGTGCGGAAAGTCGTGCTGTCGCGGCGGCAAGAACTCGTTGCTGACCAGCCGTTTTCATCGAAAGACGTGCTGGTGAACCTCATCGACGGCCCGTCGATAGGCACGGTGCTGCTCTACCGCTACGCCGACGTGTTCTTCTGCGGCTGCACGCCGGAGCTGCTGGTGCGCAAGCGCGGCTGTCGGGTGGAGTCGATGGCGCTGGCGGGGACGGCGCCGGTCGGCAGCTCGGAGGAGGAGCGGCAGGCGCTGGCAGCCGCGCTCATGGCCGACGAGAAGAACCGCGTGGAGCACGACTACGTGGCGCGGTTCGTGCGCGAGGTGTTCGACCGCACGTGCTACGACGTCGACGTGCCTGGTCAGCCGCAGGTTTTGCCGCTTGCGCACGTGCAGCACCTCTACACGCCGGCCCGCGCCCGCATGCTTGAAGGCGTGGACCTGCTGACGATGGCGGGAGACCTGCACCCCACGCCGGCGGTGTCGGGCACGCCGGTGGGCGAGGCCCGCATGCTGCTGCGCGAGGTCGAGCCGTACAACCGTGGCTTCTTCGCCGGGGCCTGCGGGTATGTGGACGCCGCCGGTGACGGCGAGTTTTCCGTGGCGCTGCGCACGGGCGTGTTCGACGGCGAGGTGGGCTGGGTGTACGCCGGCTGCGGCATCGTGGCTGGCAGCGACGCACAGGCCGAGTTCGACGAGATCGACTTGAAGCTGAAGACGATCCTGACGGCGTTCGGGTAGGAGCAGGCCGGCGGTTCGTCGCCGAGGCGGTCTGGTGCTTGTTTTTGCGCGGTTCAGCGCCAGCTTCAGTATGAAGAATTTGTGGAGTTGAGACTTTCGGCCGCGTTTTGATGGGTTCACGCATCAAATACCGGAGAAAAAGGCCTGTTTCGGGCTGATCTTCAGCTGTTTGCGGCTGAAAAGGGCGTTCGACGGGGCTAAACTACGGTATATATCCAGAAATTTGAGCAGCCGCCGAGTGAAATTACAGGGCGAAAGCGGCAATTTGATGCGTAAAAGCTGAAATTGAGCATCTAAAATCTCCAGTACACAATTTCTTCACATGTAACAGCCGACAAACGAGGCGCTGCTGCGCTGTCGGCCGCGTCTCAGGCGCTTTTGGTGCGGGCAACCCTGGGGAATGCGCGCTTTAGGTCCGCGTGCGCTCATGGATGGCGTGTCCCGAGTTGATGCGGTTGCGTTGAATTGTGGCCCTGCACAGGAGGGAAAGGGTACCATTGACGAGGCCGTGACAGCGCCGACTGAAGGAGCATCGGAATGCCACAAGCAAATCCCCAGGCCGTAGGCTTGTTTCTGGAATCGTTTTTTGACGAGCTGTGTGCGTGCGGCGTGCGCAACGTGGTGGTGTGCCCCGGCTCGCGATCGACCCCGCTGGCGATGACGGCGTTCGAGCTGTCCCAGCGCGATCCGAAGCGGCTGCGCGTGCTGGTCGACGTCGACGAGCGCGGCGCGGCGTTTGTGGCGTTGGGAATGGGGAAGGCGACCGGCGTTCCTGCGGCGGTGGTCTGCACGTCGGGGTCTGCCGTGGCTAACTTTTATCCGGCGGTGCTGGAGGCGGAGTCGTCCGGCGTGCCGCTGCTGCTGCTGACCGGCGACCGCCCGCCGCAGCTGCAGGGCCTCGGCGCTCCGCAAACGTGCGACCAGCTGCACCTGTTCGGCTCGCACGTCCGCGCGTTTCGCCAGATGCCGGTGCCGGCCGCCACGGAAGACATGCTGGTTTTCGCACGTCAGGCGGCAAAAGAGGCGGTCATCGCCTGTGCGCCGCGCCGAGGTTTGGGCAGCTTGTCGGTGCCGGTGGCTGGTGCGAGCACGGGCGGCGCGGTGCATCTTAACTTCCCATTCGACGAGCCGCTCAAACCGGACTTCTCGGAGCATTTGCCCGCCGAAGCCCTCGGCAACCCTTCGCTGGTGGCGAAGATCAAGGCGCTGCGGTCCAAGGAGATCCAGGGCTGCATTGCGCCGGTGTCGTGCGAGCCGAGCGACGAGGCCATTGAAAGCCTTGTGCACACGCTGCGCAAAAAGCGCGTGCTGATGGTGGCCGGCGACGGTGCCGCGTTTTCAGAGCGGGACGCCCGCGCCGTGCTTGACCTGGCCGATTATGCGTCCATTCCCGTTTTGGCCGATCCGCTTTCAGGCTTGCGCTGTCGTGGCTACGGCGTTTCCATCGAGAGCTACGACGCTGTTTTGGGTTCGCCGCAGGGCGTGCCCGAAGCGCTGCGCCCCGACGCCGTCATCCGTTTCGGCCGCTATCCGGTGTCGAAGCGCTTGACGCAGTGGCTGCGGAAGCTGTCGGCGGAAGGCATGTTCTCCGTGGTGGTCGATCCGTGCGAGACACGCGACTTCAATGCGGCGACAGACATCTATCTTCCCTGTTCAGCGGCTTGTTTTGCCAGCGCGATCACCGGCAACTGGATCGGGCGGTCCAAGCATATCATCGGCGTGACGCCGACGCAGCGGTCGTTTCTGAGCGCGTGGATGCAGGCGAACGAAAACGTCGCCGCCGTGCTTGGCCAGGTCGAGAGCGCTGAAGGGGCGGACGCGTTCGAGGGCGCCTACGTGCACGCGCTCATGGACGAGCTGCCGCCCGACGCATGCCTGTTCGTGGGAAATTCCATGAGCATCCGCGCGGTCGACACGTTTTGCCGCTGTCAGAGCTCGACGATCCAGATTCTCGGAAACCGCGGGCTGAACGGCATCGACGGCACCGTGTCGACGATGTTCGGGGCGTCGTGGGCCCAGCCGATGCGCCCGGTGACGCTGCTGGTGGGCGATCTGGCTTTGCTGCACGATCTGAACGCGCTGGCGCTGCAACGCGAGCTGTTCGCGCTCGGCCTGCCCGCGCCGAGCATCACCATCGTCTTGCTCAACAACAACGGCGGTGCCATTTTCGACATGCTGCCGCAGCAGTCCGACGAGCCGTATTTCGAGCGGCTGTTCCTCACGCCGCAAGACGTCGACTTCGAGTCGGCCGCGCGGGCGTTTTCGGTCCCGTACCAGCGCGTCGGTTCGGTCGCGGAGTTTCGCGAGGCGTATCAGGCGCAGGTGGGCAAGCCCGGGTTTCACCTGATAGAGATAAACGTTCCGCTCAGGGGCGTGAAGGATCGCTATGCGCCGTATTGGGAGCTTGCGTGAGAGAAGGCCGCGCCCACATGAACGTCGAAGGCGTTTGCTACGGGTATCGGTGGTGGGCGCCTGTAGCGGGGCGGGGGTCTTTGCCGCCGGTCGTGCTGGTGCATGGGTTCGCACAGAGCGCCGCGTCGTGGGAAGCGGTCGCCCGGCGTCTGGCCGAAGACCGGGCGGTATACGCGCTCGACCTGCTGGGATGCGGCGGTTCTGACTGCCCGGAAGATCCAGAAGCCTACAGCCTGACGGCTCAAGGGCAGGCGCTGGCAGCATTCGTGCGGCTCGTGTGCGGCCAGGCCGAAGGTGCGGGGGCTGCGATGTTTCACGTGAAACCTTGGGTGGTCGGGTATTCGATGGGCGGGCGCGTCGTGCTGGCCGCCGCAGCTACCGACAAGGCGTTTTCCCAGCTCGTCGGTGGCATCGTGCTGGAATCGGCCGGATTGGGCCCCGCCACGAAGTCGGACCGCGCCGCAGCTGCCAGTGCCGATGCTCGCCACGCAGCGATGTTGCGCACCGCGGGCGTTGAGGCGTTCTTCGCATACTGGGAGGACCTGCCGCTGTTCGCAACCCAGCGCGATCTGCCCGACGACGTCCGCCGGTCTGTTGCTGCCGAGCGGCTGGCGCACGACGCCGAAGCGCTCGCCCGCGCCTTCGATTGCGCCGGCCAGCACTGCATGCCCGCCCGCGACCGCACGCTCGAAACCCTGCAGCGCCTGGTCGCCGCCAAAATCCCGGTATGCTACCTCGCTGGTCAGCTCGACCGCAAATACGCCGCCGTTGCCGCGGACCTGAAAGCCGCCCTTCCTGCAGTGGCCGTGCGGATCATCCCCGACGCCGGCCACAACACGCACCTGGAAAACCCCGAAGGCTTCCTGTCGGCGTGGGTATGACGCCGCCGCCCGCCGCCGCGCTTCGCTGCCATGCCGTCATCGCATCTGCCAGCACATCTCCCTCCGGTTTTCTTCCCGCTCTTCACCTTCTGGCACGGCAAAAGTGTTACCATTCAAACCGTCTGCGCACTGAACGAACACAGGAGGGAGCGTCGATGAGCCAGGTCGAATGGCAGCCGGGCAAGGCCTATCGCGAAATCGTGTACGAAACGGCGGAAGGCATCGCGAAAATCACGATCAATCGGCCCGAATGCCGCAACGCTTTCACGCCGCTGACCGTTAGCGAGCTGTTCGACGCGTTTTCCGAGGCGCGCGACGACGCGAGCGTGGGCGTCATCATCCTGACGGGCAAAAACCATGATGGCCGCCCCGAGGACCAGGCGTTTTGTTCGGGCGGCGACCAAAAGAAGCGCGGCAACGGCGGGTATGTGGGCGAGGACAACATCCCGCGCCTCAACGTGCTCGACGTGCAACGGCTCATCCGCGTGGTGCCCAAGCCCGTGATCGCCATGGTGAACGGCTACGCCATCGGCGGCGGGCACGTGCTGTCCATCCTGTGCGACCTGACGATCGCGGCCGACACGGCGAAATTCGGGCAGACCGGCCCGAAGGTTGGCTCGTTCGACGCGGGGTATGGCGCGGGCTATCTGGCGGCCATCGTCGGCCAGAAGAAGGCCCGCGAGATCTGGTACCTGTGCCGTCAGTACACGGCCGCCGAAGCGCTGGAGATGGGCCTGGTCAACAAGGTGGTTCCGTTCGACCAGCTCGAAGACGAGTGCGTGTCGTGGGCGCGCGAAATGATGCAGTTCAGCCCCACGGCGCTGCGTTTCATGAAGGCGTCGTTCAACGCGGCCACCGACGGGCTTGCGGGCCTGCAGCAGCTCGCCGGCGACGCGACGCTTTTGTATTACACCACCGACGAGGCGAAGGAGGGCCGCGACGCCTTCAAAGAGAAGCGCTCGCCCGACTTCAGCCGGTTCCCGAAGTTCCCGTAAGAAACCAGGCGCCGCATGCGTCGGGCACGCTGCGACCGTTGTACGGTTCGTAAAAAGAAGCAAGTACGGAAAGACAACACACCACGAACCATCACTCCGACGCTGCCAACCCGACGATGCCAACCCGACGCTTGGCGGCAGCTCCCGATTCCGCTTCCGCCGGCGCTTCTTCAGCCTGACGCGCCGGCGCAACACGTTCCAACGCAGGTTCAACCTCTTGGCAGCCCTCGACCGCATCGTTGCCGCTCCCGGCGGCGAAACCATTCGAAAGCGAGCAAAACACCCTCATGATCAGCGCATTTGAGACCTCGGTGCGGCTGCACCCTCAGAAGACGTGCTTTCTGTACGTCAACGAGGCTGGCGAAGAAGAGGCGTATTCCTATCGCGAAGTGCGCATGATCAGTGCGGCTTTGGCCCGCATTCTGCGGCGGCGCGGCGTGCGGCAGGGCGATTGCGTGTCGGTTGACCTGGCCAACACGCCGGCGTTCGCGTTCCTGCTGCTGGCGGCGGCGTACGGCGGGTTTGTGCTCGTGGCGCTCAACCATCGGCTCACGGCGAGCGAAAAGCTGTCGCGCGTCATGGAGATCGACCGCAGGCACGGCCTGCGCGTGGCGGCCACCGTTGACGATTCTACCGTAACGGACCTGATCAACAGCGCAATGGCCCACCTTTCCGGCGACGACGTCCCAGCGGTTGTGCTGGAACGTCCGTCGCGCTCGGTCGTGAAGACCCGGGTCGAGCGGTCCCGCAAAGAACGCGCCCGCACGCTGTTCGGGGGTCGCATCGCCGCCATGGAGGCCCGTCCTCGCAGCACCCGCGCCAACGTCCGCGCCGCCACTGGCCAAGGCCTGCAGCGCCGCCGCGACGAGACCGCCCGCCAGGACGCCGTCGAAGGCGTCATCCATTTTGCCGAGCATGCGGCGTCGGTGTTCGACCGGTCGTCCCGCGCGTTGGTCATGTTCACGTCGGGCACGACGGGCCACCCAAAAGCCGTTGCGCTCACCTGGGAAAACATCATCGACGCGGCGCTTGTTTCCAACCGGGTCCTCAACAAGCAGGGCGAGGGCCTGTGGCAGGCGGCCCTTCCGCTGTACCACATTGGCGGCTTTCAGGTGGTCGTGCGCAGCATCCTCAACGGCTCGCCGTTCGCGCTCTACCACAGCTTCGACGCGAAGCAGCTGATCGCGCACGGGAAACGCATCGGCGCCACCCATGTGTCGGTCGTCGACAAAATGCTGCAGGACCTGCTGGCCCACGGGTCGCGCGAAACGCTTGCCCGCTACGAATGCATGCTGCTCGGCGGCGGCCCGCTGAATCCGTCGACGCTTGCGCGGGCCTGTGCGAGCGGCGTGCGCGTGTATGCCAGCTACGGCATGACCGAGACGTCGTCGCAGATAGCGTGCGCCCTGGTCACGCCGTCGTTTCAGGGAGGCCTGCACCTGCTGGAAGGCTACGAGGCGCAGATCGTCGACCCCGACGCGCAGGGTGTGGGCCGTTTGGCCGTCAAGGGTCCCGGCATCTTCAACGGCTACTTGAACGCCCGTGCGGCCTTCACGGTGGACGGGTTTTTCCTCACGGGCGACTCGGCCGCGCTGCTCGGCGGCCGGCTGTACGTGAAGGAGCGCACCGAGGACATGTTCGTGTCGGGCGGCGAGAACGTCTACCCGGCCGAAATCTGCCAGCGGCTGCTGCAAATCCCGTCGGTCAGCGACGCGTACGTGTTCGGTGCCCACGACGCCAGGTGGGGCCGCCGCCCCATCGCGTTCGTGGAGCGCGACCGCCGCGTCGCGACCGCCGCCGGGGCTCAAGCATCGGGCCAGCAAGCCCTGCCGCCGACGAATCATCTGGTCAAGCTCGGCATCGAAGAGCAGCTGCAGGCGCGGCTTTCCAAGCTCTACCAGCCCAAGCACGTGTTCGTGGTCGATCAGTTTCCCCGCAGCGGCATCGGAAAAGTAAACCGCGGCTTACTTCAGGAGAGCTACCAGCAGCGCATCCAGGTGGAAAAGGTGATGCTGTACCGCATCAGCATGCCGTTCAAAAAGCCGTTCCACACGCCGAAAGAAACGCTGCGGCACCGCGAGGTGATCATCGTCGAAGTGACCGACTACGCAGGCCGCACGGGGCTGGGCGAGTGCTCGACGTTCACGACCGACTGGTATCTGCCCGAAATCCTCGACGACGACGAGCGCGTGTTGCGCGAGCGTTTGGCGCCGGTGGTGCTCGAAACGCCGATGCTGCACCCGACCGACGCAGAAGGCGTGTTTGCGAGCTACCCCGAACTCGAGGACTTCCCGTTTGCGCGGGCAGCCATTGAGCAGGCGTTATGGGACTTGTACGGCAAGATCGTGCAGAAGCCGCTGTGGCAGCTGATCGGCGGGGAGGCCCAAGGGCTGACAAAGCCGCCGACGCCTGCGCAGCTTCCGGCCGACCAGACGGCGCCGGAGACCATTCTCGCTCCGGCGGGCGTCGTCTTGGGCGTCGGGCCGGTGGGCGAGACGGTCGCCCTGGCGCGCCAGTGCGTGGAGGCGGGCTATTCGCGGCTGAAGCTGAAAGTGGTGCCGGGTTCGGCCTTCGCGTGCGCCTCCGCCGTGAGGGAGGCGTTTCCGCAGATCATGCTTTCGGTTGACGCAAACCAGAGCTTCACGTTCCGCTCGATGGACGAACTGGTGGGGCTCGACTCGCTGCGGCTTTCCTGGATCGAGGAGCCGCTGGCACTCGATGACCCCAGCGCCCCGCCGTCGACGGACATCTTCGCGCGGCTGTCGAAGCTGCAAAGCGCCATGAAAACGCCCATCTGCGTCGACGAGTCCATCGAGTACCCGCGCGACCTGGCCCGCGCGCTCAGGTATCCGAACCTGACGTGCTTCGCCGTGAAGCTGTCGAAGTTCGGCGGCGTGGAGCCGACCATCGAGTTCATGCGGCTGGCGAAGGCTCGCGGCATGAAGGTGTGGATGAGCGGCATGTACGAGACCGGCATCGGGCGGCGGTTCAGCGCGGCGTTCGAGTCGGTGGCGGCGGTGTCGATGCCTGGTGACGTCGGGGCCACGTCGCGCTACTTCGCGACCGACATCACGAACCCCCCGTACGAGACGGTGCAGGGCTCCATCCCCCTGAACACGGCCGGCCATCCCTACGGAATCGGCTGTGAGCTGGACCGTCAGGCCCTGCAGTCAGTCCTGATCAGTCGCACTGCCATCGGGTAGGGCTTGGTTTTGCCCGCGTGCGGCGGGCAGGGTTCGGCCTTGCCTGCGCGGCGGGTCGAGTTCGGCTTCGCTGGCGCACGGCGGGCGCTTGCAGGGCGGTGCGTCGACGATTTCATATGAAGAAATTGTGTGTTGGAGATTTTAGGGCTCGATATTCCGACTTGCCGCATCATTCTGGCGAAAAAGGCGTGCAAATGAGGCGGAAAAGGGCCGAAAAACGCGAAAAACGGGCCGCCTGGAGTGCGGAAGCGTCTCAAACTACGGTATATATGCGGTAGAAAGCCAGTCGCTCGGCCGACGACGGACCCAAAAAGATGCAACAAGCTGCCAATATCGTGCTAAAAATCTCCAGTACACAAATTCTACACATCACACGCCCCACTCCTTCCGCCGACTGCCGCCGACCGCACCTGTTTGTAACGGGATGAAAAAAACGGGGCCTGTCCTGCGGGGGGTTTGCATGATTACGGTAAGATATGCAGAATTGCACAAAGGAGAAACGAGGTAATCATGAGATCTTCAGGCTCGTCAGGCGTTACAAAAGTGACCGGCCTGTCAACCACCCCTGGCGGAGAACCGGGCCTTCCTGGCATCGATGCGAACGCCGGACACGGCAATCTGGGCCTGTTTCGCCTGGTCACGACAGTTATCACGCTCATCATCGGCGCGGGCGTGTTTTCGCTCTCCGGCGACCAGGCTGCCGGCGGCGCAAGCGGCTGGGCCATTATCACGGCGTGGAGCATTTCGGCCATCGGCGTGTTGTGCCTGGTGCTGTGCTTTTTCGCCCTGTCGCGTGTGAAGCCGAATCTCAAAGGCGGTATTTACAGTTATGCAAGTACCGGCTTCGGTGATTTTCTGGGCTTCAACAGCGCCTGGGGCTACTGGATCTCGGCCCTGCTCTGCACGGTCAGCTTCTCGGCCCTGCTGTTCAGCGCGATGTCGTACTTCTTCCCGGTGTTCGGCGCCGGCAACAACCTGGCGTCCGTCATCGGAGCGAGCGTCATCTTGTGGTTCTACATCTTCTTGGTGTCGCGCGGCATCAAGGAGGTGACCGGCATAAACGCTGTCATCACCATTTCGAAGATCGTGCCCATCTTCGTGGCCATCATGTCCATCATCTTTTTGGCGAAGTTCGATCCGGCCATCTTCATGGAGAACCTCTCTCACGGCGCCGACCCCAGCCTGTCGTTCTTTGACCAGGTCAGCAGCACGATGATGGTGACCATCTGGGTGTTCGTCGGCATCGAGGGTGCCGTGGCCATTTCGGGCCGCGCCAAGAAGGACTCCGACGTCGGCAAGGCGACCATTATCGCGTTCGCGTGTGTGCTGACCATCTACCTGCTGGTTTCCATGCTTTCGATGGGCGTCATGCCGCTGTCGCAGCTGGCCGAGCTGTCCAACCCGCCGCTGGCCGGCGTCATGGAGTACGCGGTCGGCGAGTGGGGCGCCATCCTTATCAACTTCGGCGTCATCTTGTCGCTCATCGGCGCCATGCTCGGCTACACCGTGCTGTGGAGCGAGTCGCCGTACGAGGCGGCTTCGCAAGGCGTGTTCATCAAGGAGTTCGAGAAAACCAACGACAAGGGCGCTCCGGTCGTCACGCTGGTCGCAAGCGGCGTGGTCATCGAGATCTTCCTGATCACCATGTTGTTCGGCGAGCAGACCTACCAGTTCTTCTATACGCTGTCCGCCGGCATGATCCTGCTGCCGTATCTGCTGTCGGCCGCCTATTTTGCGAAGATCACGTTTACCGAGCCGCAGGCGTTCAAGGGGCGTCTGGGCGGGTCGATCGTGGCATGGCGCATCTTCGGCATCTTCGGCGTCGTGTATTCGTTCTTCCTGGCGTGGGCGTCGGGTGCTGTCGGGCTGACTATTATGTCGCTTCTGTATTTGCCGGGCATCTTCGTGTACATCAGGGGCAAGAAGGAACGCAACCAGCCCTATCTGGCAACCATGGTGGACAAGGTGGTCGTGGGGATCATCGTCGTTGCGTCCGTCGTGTCGCTCGTGTTGATCGTGACGGGCGTCGTCACGTTCTAGCAGGTGGCGGGCCGGGTGGCGATGCTGGCCGTGCCAGCGCTGCCGCCCGGCCCGCATGCTTGCCAGTGTGCTGGCGGGGCCGGTAGGCATGCCAGACCGGCGTGCCGGCGCTTCCGGGCTGGCTCCGTTGGGCGCTCTGCGACGTCGGCGGGCTGACCGTCCGGTCCGCATGTCGGCGAGTTAGCCGACCGACACCCCGATGAAGCGCTCGGCGTTGTGCCACAGAATGTTCTCCAGCTCGTCGTCGGTGAAGCCGGCGTGTGCGATGGTGGCGTATTCGTCGGCCGGGTCCCACATGGGATAATCGCTGCCGAACATGACGCGGTCGGTGCCCCACAGGCGGGCCAGTTCGCGCATGCGTCGCGCCCCCAGCATGAACGACGAGCTCGACGTGTCGATGAACAGGTTGTCGTTGCGCGCCGCTTCGTCGTGCAGCACGTCGTAGCCCACCTCGAACCGCGACCAGCTGCCGTAGTGCGCCGCGTCTACGCGCAGGTTGGGGAAGGCGCGCAGCACTTTTTTCAGCCGCACGGGGTTGGAGTGGTCGTAGCGGTAGTCGCCCGTGTGGATGACGATGGGAAGCCGCCCTTCGATAATCTCGTAAAACGCCATGAGCCGCGGGTCGTCCAGGTCGACGTGCTGGCTGTCGGGGTGGATTTTCGCGCCCTTCAGGCCGAGGTCGATGGCGCGCTGCACCTCGCGCTCAGGATCTTCGTAGTCCTGGTGCATGGTCATGAACCCGATGAATTCGGGGTGGTCGGAGCAGGCCTGCGCGATGAACGTGTTGATCGATTCGACGGCTCGGGGCGACGTGGCGACCGAATGCACGAGAAAATGCGTGATGGGAGCCGTTTTCTGGCATGACAGCAAATGTTCGATCGTGCCCTCCCCGTACATTCCGACCGAGTAGAAGTCGCAAACGGCTTCGACGGCGCGGTGGGCGATCTTTTCCGGATAAATATGAGCGTGGGCATCAACAATTGCCATGGGAACGGACTCCTTCTGTCTGCGTACTGACGTATCATAGCGCTGCTTTCGCCGAATTTCCCCAGCAAATGGGCAGTGGCGGGGAATGCGTGCGCCCGCACGCGGGCGCGAGCGGGCGCTCCGGGAGGCAGGCGCGTCGGACCGTGAGCGCCCTTGGGGAAGGCAGGCGTTTCGGGAGGCAAGCCGCCCGCGGTGCGGCCTCTTCCGGGCTTCTGCCCGCCGCCCGCGCCGCCGTTCCTTTTCGCCGCGATAAACATTACAGAACGACGATGCTATTCCTCGCCTTTCTCAAGGAGAGGCGTATAATGACTGGCACATCTTTGGCGATTGGATATACAATA from Xiamenia xianingshaonis encodes:
- a CDS encoding alpha/beta fold hydrolase; translated protein: MNVEGVCYGYRWWAPVAGRGSLPPVVLVHGFAQSAASWEAVARRLAEDRAVYALDLLGCGGSDCPEDPEAYSLTAQGQALAAFVRLVCGQAEGAGAAMFHVKPWVVGYSMGGRVVLAAAATDKAFSQLVGGIVLESAGLGPATKSDRAAAASADARHAAMLRTAGVEAFFAYWEDLPLFATQRDLPDDVRRSVAAERLAHDAEALARAFDCAGQHCMPARDRTLETLQRLVAAKIPVCYLAGQLDRKYAAVAADLKAALPAVAVRIIPDAGHNTHLENPEGFLSAWV
- the menB gene encoding 1,4-dihydroxy-2-naphthoyl-CoA synthase encodes the protein MSQVEWQPGKAYREIVYETAEGIAKITINRPECRNAFTPLTVSELFDAFSEARDDASVGVIILTGKNHDGRPEDQAFCSGGDQKKRGNGGYVGEDNIPRLNVLDVQRLIRVVPKPVIAMVNGYAIGGGHVLSILCDLTIAADTAKFGQTGPKVGSFDAGYGAGYLAAIVGQKKAREIWYLCRQYTAAEALEMGLVNKVVPFDQLEDECVSWAREMMQFSPTALRFMKASFNAATDGLAGLQQLAGDATLLYYTTDEAKEGRDAFKEKRSPDFSRFPKFP
- the mscL gene encoding large conductance mechanosensitive channel protein MscL, encoding MKNFLNEFKEFINRGNVMDLAVAVIVGGAFTGIVTSLTDNIINPLITFIFGGGSIDGLVVPGTAIDFGAFISACINFLIIAFVVFLLVKGINKVQNAGSGLLKRNKAGEEVVETPPTCPFCLEEVKDGATRCPHCAAAFSEPARKTTKPAPKA
- the nrdD gene encoding anaerobic ribonucleoside-triphosphate reductase, giving the protein MATDTVLEPVASVVDGVAVTVNYRTENGIPVSDQEIRAYIDRGNCHHPGCTVRGLDLTVDGDDIDIRYDLSPMPFERIRRITGYLVGTMDRWNDAKTAEEADRVKHSVPANCGCFEGK
- a CDS encoding isochorismate synthase, producing MTRIYSRTVPLGADIVDAFCTLQKGFTDQFVYYRKDRPVRFMGLGRCIALPTLEGVSVDLDGEAAHQPVFFSFNRFDESNPKPTDELFAAFPRLRLMLPEVVLIEDEQGAFLQVNSLGPVYEGRVARFARQAAAAPARAARKVGYALCPDSREQWFSMMDEALAAIAAGRVRKVVLSRRQELVADQPFSSKDVLVNLIDGPSIGTVLLYRYADVFFCGCTPELLVRKRGCRVESMALAGTAPVGSSEEERQALAAALMADEKNRVEHDYVARFVREVFDRTCYDVDVPGQPQVLPLAHVQHLYTPARARMLEGVDLLTMAGDLHPTPAVSGTPVGEARMLLREVEPYNRGFFAGACGYVDAAGDGEFSVALRTGVFDGEVGWVYAGCGIVAGSDAQAEFDEIDLKLKTILTAFG
- the menD gene encoding 2-succinyl-5-enolpyruvyl-6-hydroxy-3-cyclohexene-1-carboxylic-acid synthase, yielding MPQANPQAVGLFLESFFDELCACGVRNVVVCPGSRSTPLAMTAFELSQRDPKRLRVLVDVDERGAAFVALGMGKATGVPAAVVCTSGSAVANFYPAVLEAESSGVPLLLLTGDRPPQLQGLGAPQTCDQLHLFGSHVRAFRQMPVPAATEDMLVFARQAAKEAVIACAPRRGLGSLSVPVAGASTGGAVHLNFPFDEPLKPDFSEHLPAEALGNPSLVAKIKALRSKEIQGCIAPVSCEPSDEAIESLVHTLRKKRVLMVAGDGAAFSERDARAVLDLADYASIPVLADPLSGLRCRGYGVSIESYDAVLGSPQGVPEALRPDAVIRFGRYPVSKRLTQWLRKLSAEGMFSVVVDPCETRDFNAATDIYLPCSAACFASAITGNWIGRSKHIIGVTPTQRSFLSAWMQANENVAAVLGQVESAEGADAFEGAYVHALMDELPPDACLFVGNSMSIRAVDTFCRCQSSTIQILGNRGLNGIDGTVSTMFGASWAQPMRPVTLLVGDLALLHDLNALALQRELFALGLPAPSITIVLLNNNGGAIFDMLPQQSDEPYFERLFLTPQDVDFESAARAFSVPYQRVGSVAEFREAYQAQVGKPGFHLIEINVPLRGVKDRYAPYWELA